The segment CGAACGTCTCGGTCGCAGCTGCCCGCCACGGCCACCGCGTCGGGCTTGTTTCCCGCGTCGGAGACGATCCATTCGGCCGGTATCTGCTGAGGGAGCTCGGCCAGTTGGGAGTCGACAATCGCTTCGTGGCGACCGACCCGAGGTACAAGACGCCGATCACCTTCTGCGAGATCTTCCCACCGGATGATTTCCCGCTGTACTTCTACCGCGAGCCCAAGGCGCCCGACCTGGAGATTTCGGAAGCCCAGATCGACGCCGAGGCAGTACGCACGGCGCGCATTCTCTGGTTCACGGTCACTGGCCTCAGCCAGGAGCCGAGCCGTGGAAGCCATCACGCCGCGCTCGCCGCCCGTGCGGGCGCAGCCGGTGACACAGTCATCGACCTCGACTACCGGCCGATGTTCTGGGCGACTCCCGCCGAGGCGGCAACGCAGATCGCCAAGGTACTGGAGCACGCAACGGTCGCCGTCGGTAACCGCGAGGAATGCGAGGTCGCGGTCGGGGAGGCCGAGCCGGAGCGCGCGGCCGACGCCATACTGGAGCGCGGCGTCCGGCTCGCGATCGTGAAGCAGGGGCCGAAAGGCGTGCTCGCCAAGACCGCAGACGAGACAGTTGAGGTGCCACAGCACTCAGTCGACGTCATCAACGGCCTGGGCGCCGGTGATGCCTTCGGCGGCGCATTGTGCCACGGCCTGCTGAACGGCTGGGATCTGGAACGCACGCTGCGTTTCGCGAACATAGCAGGAGCCATAGTGGCATCGCGGCGTGAATGTTCGACGGCGATGCCGACTTCGGCCGAAGTCGACGAACTCATCGGTTTGGGCGCTTGAGATGACCACCGCCGGCACCCGGCCAGGAGCGCACCGCACCTTGGCGCCCGCAGACTTCGAACAACTCCGGACGCTTCGTGCGTCACGGCCCGAGGAGATCGCGAAGGCGCTCGCGACCCGGACTCGCCGCGAGATACTGCGGGGCGACGGGCGGCTGTTCATCATCGCGGCCGACCATCCCGCCCGCGGTGCCCTCGCTGTCGGATCGAACTCGACGGCAATGGCCGACCGCTACGACCTGCTCGACCGACTCGCCGTCGCTTTGCGATGTCCTGGCGTCGACGGCGTGCTCGGCACGCCCGACATCATCGACGACCTCGCCGCTCTCGGTCTGTTGAACGACAAGATCATCGTCGGCTCGATGAACCGCGGCGGCCTCCGCGGTGCGTCATTCGAGCTCGACGACCGTTACACGGGATACGACGTCGACACCATGATCGCGTCTGGCATCGACTTCGCGAAGACACTCATCCGGGTGGGGCTCGATGACGCCGCGACCGCACCGACGTTGGAGGCGACGGCACGGGCAGTGACTGAGTCGGCCCGTGCCGGCCTGCCCATCATGCTCGAGCCGTTCATGAGTTACTGGCAGGGCGGGCGCATCGCCAACGATCTGTCGACCGACGCGGTCATCCAGTCTGTCGCGATCGCGTCCGGGCTCGGGGCATCAAGTGCCTACACCTGGATGAAGCTGCCCGTCGTCAAGAACATGGCGCGCGTCATGGCCGCGACGACGATGCCGACCCTCCTGCTCGGCGGCGATTCCGGTACCGAGCCCGACGAGACCTTCGCCTCCTGGGAGGACGCCCTGGCGCTTCCCGGCGTGCGCGGGCTTACCGTGGGACGCACGCTGCTGTATCCGCCGGACGACGATGTTGCGAGCGCCGTGAATACAGCGGCGAGGCTCGTACATTTCTAGAACGTCCCAGTCCGAACTACCCCGAAGGAGGGACAGGAATGACCCGCTGGTTCCACGAGCGTGGATCGCTCGCCCAGGACGGTTGGGAGAGCGTGATTGACGGCTCGCTTCCCGGCTGGGAGCACACCGGCCTCCGGGTCGCCCGACTCGCCTCCGGTGACCAGGTGGCCCTGGACACGAACGGTGTCGAGCGGATCATCGTGCCGCTTGCGGGCTCATTCACGGTGACGCACGCCGAGGCGGGCACCGAGATCGTCACCGAGCTCGCGGGCCGGGCCAGCGTTTTCGACGGCCCCACCGACGTGCTCTACCTCTCGGCGGCGGCGACAGCAAGGATAACGGGCACCGGCCGCGTCGCCGTGGCAACATCACCGACGTCCGACCTTCGTCCGACTCGCCACATTGCCGCCGCCGAGACGCCGGTGGAACTGCGCGGTGCCGGCACGTCCAGCCGTCAGGTGCACAACTTCGGCACGCCCGGCACGCTCGATGCCGCGCGACTCATCGTGTGCGAGGTAATCACGCCGCACGGCAACTGGTCGTCCTATCCGCCTCACAAACACGACGAACAGGTGCCCGGCCACGAGTCACAGCTCGAGGAGATCTACTATTTCGAGGCCGAGCCCACCCGCGGAGCGACAGCGCCCGACCCGGACGCCGCCTTCGGGATGTTCAGCACGTACTCGTCGCCCGCGGGTGACATCGACATACACGCGATGGTGCGCACCGGGGACGTCGCACTCGTGCCCTACGGTTTCCATGGACCAGCCGTTGCCGCACCCGGGTATGACCTCTACTACCTCAACGTGATGGCAGGGCCCGGCGCGGAGCGGGCCTGGCTGATCAGCGACGACCCGGCGCACGGCTGGGTGCGCGACCTCTGGACCGACGAGGCGGTCGACCCGCGGCTGCCCTACGTCGGCTTAGAGGATGGCAGCGACCAGGAAGGTACCAGCCGATGACCACGACGAGTCGGATGACAGTCGCGCAGGCGCTCGTCGAGTTCCTGGCCCGCCAGTGGACAGTCGACGGCGACGTGCGCGAACGCACTATTCCCGGCATGTTCGGCATCTTCGGGCACGGCAATGTGGCGGGGATAGGTCAGGCGCTGAAGCAGGCCAACATCACCGACCCCGAGCTGATGCCGTACCACCAGGCTCGCAACGAGCAAGCGATGGTGCACCAGTCGGTCGGCTACGCCCGGATGCACCGGCGCCGCGCCACCTTCGCATCCACTGCGTCCGTCGGGCCGGGCGCCAGCAACATGCTCACCGGTGCGGCCCTGGCCACCGCCAACCGGCTGCCGGCACTGCTGCTGCCGAGCGATACATTCGCCACCCGCGTGGCCGATCCCGTGCTGCAACAACTGGAACTGCCGCACGATATCGGCATCACCGTGAACGACGCCTTCCGCCCACTCTCTCGCTTCTTCGACAGGGTGCAGCGCCCGGAGCAGCTGTTCTCGATCGCACTCGCCGCGATGCGCGTGCTGACCGACCCGGCGGAGACCGGGGCGGTCACGATCGCGCTTCCCGAGGACGTGCAGGCCGAGGCACTCGACGTGCCCGCGGAGTTCCTGCACGAGCGGGAGTGGCACATCCGTCGTCCGCTTCCCGAGCACGGACCGCTGTCTCGTGCGGTGGCCGCGATCCGCGGGGCGAAGCGACCGTTCATCATCGCCGGCGGCGGTGTGCTCTACTCATCGGCCGAGGATCAGCTGCGCACCTTCGCCGAGGCCACCGGCATTCCGGTCGGCACCACGCAGGCGGGCGGCGGATCGCTGGCGTGGGATCACCCGCAGAACGTCGGAGGCGTCGGAGCAACCGGCAGCACGGCGGCGAACCGGCTGGCCGCCGATGCCGATCTGGTAATCGGGATCGGCACGCGCTACAGCGACTTCACCACCGCATCGCGCACGGCGTTCCAGCATCCCGACATCGCGTTCGTCAACGTCAACGTCGCCTCGTTCGACGCCTACAAACACGGCACGCAGCTGCCCGTGATCGCAGACGCGCGCGAGGCCTTGACAGCACTCACCGGGGAACTCTCCGGTCATCGCGTCGAGCCCGGTTATGCGGAGCGCATCGCAGGTGAGAAGGCAGACTGGGACGCGGCCGTCGACGCGGCATTCGCGCCATCCGGGCTCGCCGTGCCCGGTCAGCCAGAGATCATCGGAGCGGTGCAGCAGATCAGCGCACCGGAGGACGTGATCGTGCAGGCCGCGGGTTCGCTGCCCGGCGACCTGCACAAGCTGTGGCGGGTGCGCGACCCGCTCGGTTACCACGTCGAGTACGCCTACTCCTGCATGGGCTACGAGATCGCCGGCGGTCTCGGTGCAAAGCGCGGGGCCCTGGCTGACGGATCCAGCCGCGACGTCATCGTGATGGTCGGCGACGGTTCGTACCTGATGCTCAATTCCGAGCTCGTGACAGCCGTGGCCGAAGGGATCAAGCTCACCGTGGTGCTGATTCAGAACCATGGCTATGCGTCGATCGGGCACCTGTCCGAGGCGGTGGGAACCGAGCGCTTCGGCACGAAGTACCGCGCCTACGATCCATTGGCCCGCAACTTCCAGGGCGACGAGTTGCTGCCGGTGGATCTGGCGATGAATGCCCGCAGCTACGGAATGGACGTCATCGAGGTGGCGTCAGGGCCAAATGCGATCGACGACCTGAAGGCCGCGGTCGCCCGCGCGAAGGCATCGGATACGTCGACCCTGATCCAGATCGACAGCGATCCACTGATCTACGCCCCCGACGGCGAAGGGTGGTGGGACGTGCCCGTCGCGGAGGCATCGACCCTGCCATCGACGCAGCGGGCGCGCAGCGAGTACCTCGAACAGCGATCCCGGCAGAAGCCGCTCCTCGGCTGAACTGACAGATTCTCGGCCAGGTGACAGGTTCTCGGCTGATTGAGAGATTCTCGGCCGGGTGACAGGTTCTCGGCCGATTGAGAGATAAGGACACCATGACAGACACCGCCGTCAATCGCCCCGCCGCGGGCAAGCCGGGGCTGCGCATCGGTACTGCCCCCGACTCCTGGGGGGTGTGGTTCCCGGATGACCCGAAGCAGGTTCCGTGGCAGCGCTTTCTCGACGAAGTCGTTGACGCAGGGTACTCGTGGATCGAACTCGGTCCCTACGGGTACTTGCCCACCGATCCGCATCAGCTGGAGGATGAGCTCGGCTCCCGGGGTCTCAAGCTATCGGCCGGCACAGTGTTCACCGGCTTCCACAAGGGTGAGGACCAGTGGCAGCGCGCGTGGGACCAGGCGCTCGCCGTCGCCGGCCTCGCCGCCAAGCTCGGCGCCGAGCACCTCGTGGTGATCCCCGACCTGTGGCGTAGCGACGCGACGAGCGAGGTGCTGGAGTCCCGCACCCTCACCGACGAGCAATGGGCGAAGCTAGCCGCCGGCCACGATCGGCTCGGCAAGGCACTACTGGAGGAGTTCGGCGTGAAGCAGCAGTTCCACTCCCACGCCGACAGCCACATCGGCACCACCCGCGAGGTGCTGCGCTTTCTCGATGAGACCGACCCGCGATACACCAACCTCTGCCTGGACACCGGCCATTTCGCCTACTACGGCGGCGACAGCGTGAAGCTCATCGAACAGCGTCCGGAACGAATCGGGTACCTGCATCTCAAGCAGGTGGATCCCTCGCTGCTGTTCGACGTGCTGAAGAACGACGTGCCGTTCGCTACCGCAGTCGCACAGGGCATCATGATCGAGCCGCCGCACGGTGTGCCCGAGCTGGCACCCGTCATCGAGGAGACGGCGAAGATCGATACCGACATATTCGCGATCATCGAGCAGGACATGTACGGCTGCGAACTGGACCGGCCCTTGCCGATCGCCCGCCGCACCCGCGAGCACATCTTCGGCTGCACGCACCTCGCACGCATCCGGTGACGGACAAGAACTCTAAAACGAACGGGAGAACGCAGGATGAGTAACGAACTCCGGGTGGGTGTCGTCGGGGCCGGGGCCATGGGTGCCGACCACATTGCGCGCATCACCCACCGGACCAGCGGCGCCGCCGTCTCGGCCATCATCGAGCCCAACCCGGACCGCGCGGCAGCGGCGGCGGAGTCTGCGCCGGGCACCGCTACCTTCACCCGCATCGAGGACGCGATCGACGCCGGTACGGTCGATGCCGTGCTCGTCGCTACGCCTGGCCAGTTCCATTTCCCGGTGCTCGAGCCCGCGCTCGACGCACGGCTTCCGATCCTGTGCGAGAAGCCGCTGACCCAGGACTCCACATCGTCCTGGGCCGTGTTGGAGCAGGAACAGAAGCTCGATCGGCCTCACATCCAGGTCGGCTTTATGCGCCGCTTCGACCCGGAGTACCGAGCGCTCCGCGACGTGATCGCGGCGGGCGACGCGGGAGAACTGCTCATGCTGCACTGCATACACCGGAACCCCTCGGTGCCGGAGAGCTATCTGCAGCGAATGCTGATCACCGATTCGGTCGTGCACGAGTTCGACGTGGTGCCCTGGCTGGCGGGCTCACCGATCAAGACGGTCGAGGTGAAGTTCCCGCGGCGCAACACTCTCGCTCCCGAAAGGCTGCGCGAGCCGATTCTTGTCCTGATGGAGCTCGAGAACGGCGTGCTTGTCGACGTGGAGATGAATGTCAGCGTGCAATTCGGCTACCAGGTCGCGGCGGAAGCGGTCTTCGAGAGCGGCATCGCCCATATCGGCCAGCCATCGGGCCTGCAGCTCTGGCAGGGCGGCCGGGTCTCAACCGCCGAGCACACCAGCTTCGTGACGCGTTTCGCCGACGCCTACGATGCCGAAGTGCAGCGCTGGGTCGACGCGGTGCGCGCCGGCACGCTCGTTGACGGTCCGAACGCGTGGGATGGCTATCTCGTCTCGCGCGCGTGCGAGGCTGGGATCGCGGCCCTCGAGGGGGGCGGCATCCAATCGATCGATGCGCCGGCGCGACCGTCGTTCTATGCCTGAAGCGAGGCCTGAGGCGGCGCATTCACCCGAAACGGTCCACAATGCCGGCGCGGTATGCCTACTTAAGGAGATTGCGGACCGTTTCGCTTCCGGACTAGGCGCTGGCGGGATTCCGAATCGGCACCAGCCGGCACCAGGTGACGGTGCGCCACGCCCATTCCAGTGGTCCGTACCTGAAAAAGCGAAGCCAGATCGAGCTGAACGCCCACTGGACGACGATGATCACCGCCGCCGTGCCGAAATACGCGCCCCAGGGGTACGAGTTTCGGTAGTCGATGAATGTCGTGCTGAGCAAAACGAGCAGGGTCGCCGCGATGTAGTTGGTCAGCGCAAGCCGCCCAAGCGGAGCGAGGGCACGCGTAAGGAAGGCTGCTACCGGAGTGTGCATCAGCAGAGCAATCAACAGGCAGTAGGTGAGCGCGATTGCCAGCCCGGCAGCGCCGGCGAGGGTCTCATTGCCCAAGTTCTCCGCCGTGGCTTGGCCCAGGAACAGCGGTACCGAGATGGCAAGCGATATGACGGCGCAGGTCGCCGCGAGCCGCCGGTTCCCGGTTATCCGGCCGATCACGCCGTACCGCTGGATTGCCAGGCCGAGCAGGAAAAGTCCCGGAATACTGATCAGTCCGCCGCCCGCCACCACGCTTGCGATAAGCAAACCGGCACCGGCCAGCAGAATCCAGATCCTCGGCAGCCATGAGGCCGGGAGTAGAACGACGATGCCAACTATGGAATAGGGCAAGAGGGCTTCTCCCGGCTGGAGAAGATGATGAGCCACACCGAGGACGCCCAGCATCAGCAATCGACGTAGTAGCACAAGCCGCGGGGACACGCCCCGCCGCTTCGCCGAGTCCAGGATCATGGCGAATCCGACGCCGAAGAGCAGGGAGAAGATCGGGAAGAATCGTTCATCGACCAGCAGCCCAAGCCAACGGCTCGGCGCTTGCGGCTCGTACTCGGCCACATCGATACCCATCAACGTGATCTGGCCGATGTTCGCCAACAGGATTCCGCACAGGGCGAATCCGCGTAGGACGTCGAGGGTAACGATGCGAGCTGGTGAAGTTGCGCCCGATGTTACCTCGGGCGTCTGGTGTGCAATAGTCATGAGTCCTTACCCGACAAGAGCCTGGGTGCGTGTGCGTCTCTCCGGCATTTCGGAGTACTACTTGTAGACGGTGGGCTGGTCTTCGATCTCGACGACGTTCAGCTCAGGGACGAAGGCCCGAATCGTGTCGCCATCGATGGCGATCGACCAGTCGTCACAGGCGACCGTGGCCTTCGTCTCGGTGCCAGGTTCCCACCAGTCAGCCTTCAGCGTGGCGTGGTCGAGCGAATCGTCGACCTGTTTCGGCGCGTCATCCTTGGCAAGCTCGGTGCAGCTTTCCGGAAGTGCCTTCGGGTCGCCGGTCAGGACGATGATGCGTTCATTGCCGGTGGTCCGCTTGACTTGCTTGATCTGCTTCGCGTCGTCAGGCACCCAGGCGGGAAGAGCCTTGGCCTGTTTTCCCTCGGCGCCGGTTTCGAACTCATACGACTTGGTGTGTCCGTTGCCGCGCTCCTGCAGTGAGTCGGCGACATCGCATCCTGTGAGCGATGCGCCCGCGGCGGCGATGATCAGTGTGAGTGGTAGGGCCTTCATGAGCGTGCTGCGTGTGTTCATACAACTAACGCTATTTCGGTGCGCGCCGGCGGTGATCAGCCCACGAACTGATTGCCGTCAGACCTCAGTACCAACTCGCAAAGGCCCCCACCCCTCTTTGGGCGGACCGACTAGGTGTCGTCGGCCGACCGTGCGAGTAGCGCCGATGATGGCGACCTGTGGCGACTCGGCGGCCGGGACTCGGCTACGTCTACCGGGCCTGCCCGAGGGCTTGCCGCGACCGATGACGCCTGACAGCGTCGCGGTTGGCGCATGGGTTGGAGCAGTACCGCTGGGACCCGGGACGAGAGAAATCGGCAAACACCTTGCGGCAGGTCAGGTCGGCGCAGCGGCTGAGCCGTTGTATTCCACGGTTGACGAAGTGCAGGGCGGTGCCGGCGCTGATGAAGGCGGTGATGACGCGGGGGCTCGGCAGCTCCAGCGAACGAAAGTGCAGATGCCAACCGTCCCCGGCGTGGTTCGTGATGCTTGGTGTCTGGGTATGCAGCGCGAGCAGGGCGTTGAGCGTATTGGCTCTGCCCTCAGGCTCGGCGATATCTGCAAGTGTTGCCCACTCGTCGATGAATTCCCTGACATAGGAAACGCCATCTATCGAATCGTTGGGCAGCAACAGACCCGCTTCCTGACAGTACGACCTGATCTTCGACATCGACGTCGGTGCCGCGTTCGCCAGAACAACGCCGAGTTTGACGGCTCCTTCGCCGTAAGGGTTTACATGCATAAGGGCATTACACCACCGTGGTGGCATGGACGCAATCAACGTATGGACCGTGGTCTCCACCCATCAGACAACCGACGGAACTATTAGCTACGCGAAAAATCACGATGGCGAGTGGGTTGTGCTGCAGGACCGGGGCGAGACGGGCATCATCGGCACCACCGGGAATAGCTGCCACTTGCCGAATGCGGTAGATGGATGCGATAGCCCAAACCTGAGGGTTGAGCCGATGGACAGGTCATCTGCAGACAGATACCCGTGCTGATCGTTGAGTGAATGGACTGTCCCGGCATCCGGCCCGTCAATCTTTGGGTTTCAACACCCGAGCCGAAAAACTAAACCGACGACTAGTCAACAATGTTGCGTTAGCTACCTGAAACCAGGGATACCTTTCAACTGCTGTGAGCCCGCCAGCAGTCCGCGGCAGCGGCGCGGGCGTCATCGCTCACCTCGCCCCAGAGCCGAAAGCGGCTCAGGCCACCGTCGGGGTAAACGTCGAGCCGGACATGTGTAGCTTCCATGGATTGCTCAGCCAAGAAGCGCTGGCGGGTGTCTGGTAGTACGGCACGCTTGGCAAGCACGTCCGTCCAGACGGCACTGTCGAGATCACCGTCGCTAACGTCGGCTGCCGAAACCCGAGCCCAACCTGGGGCGTTGCCAACGAAGTATTGAGTGTCGACTTCGAGGTGGCGGATGGTGCCGCGATGGCCGAGAGCGAAAACCGCGAAGTCGTTGCCATCCTCGCGACGTCGGGCGTTTTCCCAGCCGTCGCCCATGTTTTGGGCTCGTCCGGGCATTATGACCTGCGCCGGGGACGAATAAAAGGCGTCAGAGGTGCGCACAAGGCGTCCTCCGTTCTCAGCAGCTATCAGGTCGACGGTGCCGCTGAGAAACCGAGGGTCGGCCACGACTTCGCCGTGGACGCGGAGACGGGCAACGCCGCCGTCCGGATAGATCGACAGCCGCACGTGACTCCACCAGCGTTGGTCGGAGACCTGGAAGTAGTTTTTACTGTCGCCCACCGAGGTCGATTTGGCCACCAGCGTCGACCACTTTGCCGTCGCAAGCTCTTCCGCGGACAGGTAGGCATCCGAGGCGAGAGCCTCGATTGAGATAAAAGGCGGGTAGTTGCCCCGGAACCATGCAGTGTCGACGACGACCCCGCGGATTACGCCTGGTGTGCCTAAACGTACGATCGCCCAGTCGTTGCCCGGTTGCCGTCTACGGCGGGTTTCCCACCCGTCGTAGACCTTGCCCTTGTGACCGAAGTCGGCTTGATCAAACGATGGTGCCCAAGGGTTAATGAGGTTCTCCCGCTGGGCGAAGAGTTCGTCGTTTGCGCTGACAACGCTGGCGCCGAGCTGGCGGGATGCCAGGTCAGTCAGCAAGGTGAACGCGGGGGCGCTCTCATCTACGTAGTGACTCATGTGTGTCCTTGTCGCTTGGACGTCCGGTTGGGGACGTCGGTGATGTCCCTGATCGCTGGCTGACCGACGCAAGATGCCGCTCGCTCGGTGCCGGGTATATGGGAGGTTGTAGGTGTTGTCGTGCAGGAGGGTCGGGCGAACGTACCAGCGCTCTTCGGGACTGGCACTGACGATGGGCTTGCTTCCCGGCAGTCGCGCCCTTGCTCTGCAGCCGTACGACTCCAGGTGCGGCGGCCCCGAGGAATCGGCGTTGACGACACTTTCTTGTCGTCTCACTATCAGGTGTCGGCCGTGGAGTCATCGCCTCTGCTGGTTGTTTCAGCTGTTACCTCCTTACATCGTTGCTGGGCAGGGGGCGTGGGAGTGCTTGCGGCATGGAACTTGCCGTCCGAGGCGGTGGGCATGAGATGCCCCTCGACCACGAGCGGGGTTCCTCGACGCCAGCTCCGGGCGATTTTGCCGGTGAATGTGCGACCGGTGTAGGGGCTTATCTGGTGCTGGTATTGCAGGGCCTCCACGGAGAGTTCAAATTTGTCACTCAGCCTGACCAGAACGAGGTCAGCGTCAGCACCCACGCGGAGGCCCGCTTTAGCCGGAAATCCGAAGCGCTCGGCTGGGGCCGAAGCGAGGAGCCTAGCTATGGTGGGAAGGCTAAGATCTCGCCCATGCATTCCCTCGGTAAGCATGACGGGTAAGAGTGACTGGCATCCCGCGATGCCACCCCAAGATTCGGCAAAGGGCACTTCGAGTTTCTCCGCCGGGCCTGCTGGAGAGTGATCGGAGCCCACCATGGTGATGATGCCCTCGGTTACTGCTGACCAGAGCGCCTCGCGGTTGTCCTGGTCGCGTATCGGTGGAGCGCATTTGGCCAGCGCGCCGAGGCGCTCGACGTCTTCCGCGGTGAAGGTCAAATAGTGCGGGCAGGTTTCCGCGCTGACATCCACTCCGCGCCTCCGCGCCTCGGCGACCAGTGCAGCGCCCTCCCCAGTGGAGAGGTGAACGACGTGGAGGCGGGCCCCGGTAGCCTCGGCCATCTCGATTGCTCGCCGGACGGCTTTCGTCTCCGTGCTGGCGGGACGGGCGCCAAGATAACCCCGGACCTGTTCTGTCAACGTGCCGTCGATTGTGTTCTCGTGTGGTCCCGGATGCGTCTCAGCGTGCACAAGAACAGGCCGCCCGAGTCGCGCGCATGTGAGCATTCCGTTATAAAGTTCATCCTCCGTTACCCCGGGAAATTCGTCTAGTCCGGTGTCGCACATGAAGGCTTTGAATCCGGCGACACCGAGATCGGACAGCTCTTCCAGGTGAGCCAGGTTGCCACCGTGTAATCCGCCGAAGAGCCCGAAGTCGACGAGACTGCGACCGCGCGCGGCAGCGAGTTTGGCTTCGAAGGAGGCGCGATCGACCGTGGGGGGTAACGAGTTGAAGGGCATGTCCAGTACTGTCGTCGTGCCGCCCATGGCGGCGGCGGCGCTTCCGGTGGGCCATCCCTCCCAGTGGGCACGGCCGGGGTCGTTGAAGTGCACATGGCAGTCAAAGACGCCCGGGAGCAGGTGTTGTCCCTCACCGTCGATCTCCTCGCCAGCGCCCGTAAGTTCGGGTCCGATGGCGGCAATGATGCCGTCCTCGACCTGTAGGTCTGCCAGTTCCACGAAACCTGGGTGTACAACCTGTGCCCGCCGGATAGTAAAGGTTCTCCCCACCATCATGAGCCCCGGTAAGTGGTGTAGCCCCAGTTGGAGACGATCAGCGGCACGTGGTAGTGCTGATCGGGTTCGTCCACGATCACCCGGATCGGGACGTCGCCGAGGTAGCGGCCTCCCGATGAGCCAGCACAGCCGGAGAAGTACTCGCCAACTCTGAATACGATCTCGTATTCCCCTGGAATGAAGTCGGCCCCTGAGAGGAGGGCGCTCTCTGATCGCCCGTCGCTATTGGTGCGGCCGCTCGCCACCGGGCACCGGCGATCATGACGGACGTAGGCGACGTCGTACCCCATCCCGGCGCCTGGCGTCCCGTAGGCGGTATCAAGCACGTGAGTGGTCAGGTACCCGGGTCCGCCCGGCTTCTCACTGACCCGACTGATAATGCGGTGCCGAGCGATCTTCTTGATTTCGGCTACACCAGTCTGCACCTCCTTGGCAGTCTGACGGTCCACGCGGCGGTTGAGTTCGGCGATGATCGACGCGGTGTTGGGGTGCTCGCGCACGCAAACCACCCCTGGGAAACCGTGCCGCTGGGTGTAGCGTTGAGCGATCTC is part of the Saxibacter everestensis genome and harbors:
- the iolC gene encoding 5-dehydro-2-deoxygluconokinase, coding for MTEQSLLLDVLALGRLGVDLYPLQDGVGLEDVSTFGKYLGGSAANVSVAAARHGHRVGLVSRVGDDPFGRYLLRELGQLGVDNRFVATDPRYKTPITFCEIFPPDDFPLYFYREPKAPDLEISEAQIDAEAVRTARILWFTVTGLSQEPSRGSHHAALAARAGAAGDTVIDLDYRPMFWATPAEAATQIAKVLEHATVAVGNREECEVAVGEAEPERAADAILERGVRLAIVKQGPKGVLAKTADETVEVPQHSVDVINGLGAGDAFGGALCHGLLNGWDLERTLRFANIAGAIVASRRECSTAMPTSAEVDELIGLGA
- a CDS encoding class I fructose-bisphosphate aldolase produces the protein MTTAGTRPGAHRTLAPADFEQLRTLRASRPEEIAKALATRTRREILRGDGRLFIIAADHPARGALAVGSNSTAMADRYDLLDRLAVALRCPGVDGVLGTPDIIDDLAALGLLNDKIIVGSMNRGGLRGASFELDDRYTGYDVDTMIASGIDFAKTLIRVGLDDAATAPTLEATARAVTESARAGLPIMLEPFMSYWQGGRIANDLSTDAVIQSVAIASGLGASSAYTWMKLPVVKNMARVMAATTMPTLLLGGDSGTEPDETFASWEDALALPGVRGLTVGRTLLYPPDDDVASAVNTAARLVHF
- the iolB gene encoding 5-deoxy-glucuronate isomerase, which produces MTRWFHERGSLAQDGWESVIDGSLPGWEHTGLRVARLASGDQVALDTNGVERIIVPLAGSFTVTHAEAGTEIVTELAGRASVFDGPTDVLYLSAAATARITGTGRVAVATSPTSDLRPTRHIAAAETPVELRGAGTSSRQVHNFGTPGTLDAARLIVCEVITPHGNWSSYPPHKHDEQVPGHESQLEEIYYFEAEPTRGATAPDPDAAFGMFSTYSSPAGDIDIHAMVRTGDVALVPYGFHGPAVAAPGYDLYYLNVMAGPGAERAWLISDDPAHGWVRDLWTDEAVDPRLPYVGLEDGSDQEGTSR
- the iolD gene encoding 3D-(3,5/4)-trihydroxycyclohexane-1,2-dione acylhydrolase (decyclizing), with the protein product MTTTSRMTVAQALVEFLARQWTVDGDVRERTIPGMFGIFGHGNVAGIGQALKQANITDPELMPYHQARNEQAMVHQSVGYARMHRRRATFASTASVGPGASNMLTGAALATANRLPALLLPSDTFATRVADPVLQQLELPHDIGITVNDAFRPLSRFFDRVQRPEQLFSIALAAMRVLTDPAETGAVTIALPEDVQAEALDVPAEFLHEREWHIRRPLPEHGPLSRAVAAIRGAKRPFIIAGGGVLYSSAEDQLRTFAEATGIPVGTTQAGGGSLAWDHPQNVGGVGATGSTAANRLAADADLVIGIGTRYSDFTTASRTAFQHPDIAFVNVNVASFDAYKHGTQLPVIADAREALTALTGELSGHRVEPGYAERIAGEKADWDAAVDAAFAPSGLAVPGQPEIIGAVQQISAPEDVIVQAAGSLPGDLHKLWRVRDPLGYHVEYAYSCMGYEIAGGLGAKRGALADGSSRDVIVMVGDGSYLMLNSELVTAVAEGIKLTVVLIQNHGYASIGHLSEAVGTERFGTKYRAYDPLARNFQGDELLPVDLAMNARSYGMDVIEVASGPNAIDDLKAAVARAKASDTSTLIQIDSDPLIYAPDGEGWWDVPVAEASTLPSTQRARSEYLEQRSRQKPLLG
- a CDS encoding sugar phosphate isomerase/epimerase family protein — translated: MTDTAVNRPAAGKPGLRIGTAPDSWGVWFPDDPKQVPWQRFLDEVVDAGYSWIELGPYGYLPTDPHQLEDELGSRGLKLSAGTVFTGFHKGEDQWQRAWDQALAVAGLAAKLGAEHLVVIPDLWRSDATSEVLESRTLTDEQWAKLAAGHDRLGKALLEEFGVKQQFHSHADSHIGTTREVLRFLDETDPRYTNLCLDTGHFAYYGGDSVKLIEQRPERIGYLHLKQVDPSLLFDVLKNDVPFATAVAQGIMIEPPHGVPELAPVIEETAKIDTDIFAIIEQDMYGCELDRPLPIARRTREHIFGCTHLARIR
- a CDS encoding Gfo/Idh/MocA family protein encodes the protein MSNELRVGVVGAGAMGADHIARITHRTSGAAVSAIIEPNPDRAAAAAESAPGTATFTRIEDAIDAGTVDAVLVATPGQFHFPVLEPALDARLPILCEKPLTQDSTSSWAVLEQEQKLDRPHIQVGFMRRFDPEYRALRDVIAAGDAGELLMLHCIHRNPSVPESYLQRMLITDSVVHEFDVVPWLAGSPIKTVEVKFPRRNTLAPERLREPILVLMELENGVLVDVEMNVSVQFGYQVAAEAVFESGIAHIGQPSGLQLWQGGRVSTAEHTSFVTRFADAYDAEVQRWVDAVRAGTLVDGPNAWDGYLVSRACEAGIAALEGGGIQSIDAPARPSFYA
- a CDS encoding DUF418 domain-containing protein, producing the protein MTIAHQTPEVTSGATSPARIVTLDVLRGFALCGILLANIGQITLMGIDVAEYEPQAPSRWLGLLVDERFFPIFSLLFGVGFAMILDSAKRRGVSPRLVLLRRLLMLGVLGVAHHLLQPGEALLPYSIVGIVVLLPASWLPRIWILLAGAGLLIASVVAGGGLISIPGLFLLGLAIQRYGVIGRITGNRRLAATCAVISLAISVPLFLGQATAENLGNETLAGAAGLAIALTYCLLIALLMHTPVAAFLTRALAPLGRLALTNYIAATLLVLLSTTFIDYRNSYPWGAYFGTAAVIIVVQWAFSSIWLRFFRYGPLEWAWRTVTWCRLVPIRNPASA
- a CDS encoding CGNR zinc finger domain-containing protein, encoding MHVNPYGEGAVKLGVVLANAAPTSMSKIRSYCQEAGLLLPNDSIDGVSYVREFIDEWATLADIAEPEGRANTLNALLALHTQTPSITNHAGDGWHLHFRSLELPSPRVITAFISAGTALHFVNRGIQRLSRCADLTCRKVFADFSRPGSQRYCSNPCANRDAVRRHRSRQALGQAR